One Denticeps clupeoides chromosome 10, fDenClu1.1, whole genome shotgun sequence genomic window carries:
- the l1cama gene encoding neural cell adhesion molecule L1.2 isoform X1 translates to MGTKPRQQVGSRGRSPPPLTPLFALLLVLPITPGQAAIHIPSNYHIKDFKEPPVITSQPEPITAFASDDITLTCEASGKPTPTFRWVKDGKELDPSNNPDLSVSPGSGTFKVISEDNPINHYSGNYTCYASNELGTSVSNQVHVRTESPPTQQKEKKVKIKAEEGESVILQCNPPESIDPPNIHWMDKRLRHIELSERVTQGRDGNLYFSHVVTADSRNDYTCNAQYLKARTILSKEAITLTVSPSNSVARSRRPQMMRPSGSHSSYHVLRGQSLALECIVQGLPTPTIQWARKDGELTASRTSTENHNRLLSFGEVSESDAGQYQCTANNPQGTVIHTYSVTVEAAPYWTREPESELYAPGETVELDCKADGIPRPQLTWSINGVPLSEIDKDSRLSLEAGTLVLKDVKFGDTAVYQCKAQNKHGSILINTYVYVIELPPQILTVDGKTYGVMEGQKAELECKSFGSPRPEVSWESEDSGSALLLSSPRVTLATGGSLQISNVSHGDGGLYTCYLPESNVSISAELKVLNQTVIVSAPLDLRVQRGTAVVFTCIAKVDPELDHQLLWRRSGQKLIHSANDKKYTFEDPDLTVADVQDVDEGVYTCQIITRLDMAEASGSITIVDRPDPPSQLQIFNPMDRSVTLSWTPGDDHNSPVLEFVVEFEETEVETDGWEEIMRVSGDTHRTQVSLKPFLSYRFRVIAINDVGKSDPSAPSNPHSTPAAVPDHNPLGVRSVSVDPDTLVITWEEIDRRNFNGPNFQYKVLWRQVVGSGPSWQYNFTTAPPYEVPDVGTFTAFDIKVQAVNELGSAPDPEPTIGYSGEDAPKDAPMVVGANVLNSTAIEVTWAAIDKTTVRGHLLGYKIYLHYHGLVVKHHKEHRRKVGKGRRHVEERMVVQTGPNEEKKVVGGLRPYSHYGVSVTVYNAKGEGPPSDPLPIQTPEGVPSPPVFLDLKSHSEREMMLHWGPPTHPNGVLIGYQLRYQQTTDSENNLMREENIDDPTITHRTLTNLDPHSQYRFTLAGRTGVGVGMPIIKEGFTMLDGVPAKNISLLAGETSVNLTWVSQYRHMNVDFHIQYRNKNGHGSWKQTDKLNLAQSFYQLHDLEPGSVYKLDFIFSNKSFWKTEVRTHGTGMEAVSANFATEGWFIALVSAVVLLLLILLILCFIKRSKGGKYSVKDKEEGQVDSEARPMKDDTFGEYRSLERSDNDEKRTASQPSLCDDSKLCSEDTHLGDYGNSHSAKTEVFMDESLASQYSAVKDGAEVQERSPLNPASATPTNHGLPSSVAILD, encoded by the exons ATCACATAAAGGACT TTAAAGAACCACCAGTGATTACATCACAGCCTGAGCCAATCACAGCCTTTGCTTCCGATGACATCACGCTTACCTGCGAAGCGTCCGGGAAACCGACACCCAC TTTCCGATGGGTGAAAGATGGCAAAGAATTGGACCCTTCCAATAACCCCGATCTCTCAGTGTCTCCTGGTTCTGGGACCTTCAAGGTCATTTCCGAAGACAATCCCATCAACCACTACAGCGGCAACTACACCTGCTACGCATCTAACGAGCTCGGCACGTCCGTCTCCAACCAGGTCCACGTCCGAACTGAGA gTCCCCCCACCcagcagaaggagaagaaggtgaAGATCAAGGCTGAAGAAGGGGAGAGCGTCATCCTGCAGTGCAACCCCCCAGAGAGCATAGATCCCCCAAACATCCACTGGATGGACAAGA GACTGCGCCACATCGAGCTGAGCGAGCGCGTGACGCAGGGCCGCGACGGCAACCTGTACTTCTCCCACGTCGTCACAGCAGACAGCCGCAACGACTACACCTGCAACGCACAGTACCTGAAGGCCCGCACCATCCTGTCCAAAGAGGCCATCACCCTGACCGTCAGCCCCT cgAACTCAGTGGCTCGAAGCCGGAGGCCGCAGATGATGCGTCCCAGCGGCTCCCACAGCAGCTACCACGTCCTGAGGGGCCAGAGTCTGGCACTGGAGTGCATCGTCCAGGGCCT cCCAACCCCCACCATCCAGTGGGCGCGGAAGGACGGGGAACTCACAGCCTCGCGCACCTCCACGGAAAACCACAACCGGCTGCTGTCATTCGGCGAGGTGTCCGAGAGCGACGCCGGCCAGTACCAGTGCACCGCCAACAATCCCCAGGGCACGGTCATCCACACCTACTCCGTCACTGTAGAAG CGGCTCCATACTGGACCAGGGAACCGGAGAGTGAGCTGTACGCCCCAGGGGAGACGGTGGAGCTGGACTGCAAGGCTGACGGCATCCCCAGACCCCAGCTCACCTGGAGCATCAATGGCGTCCCCCTCTCAG AAATAGACAAAGACTCCAGGCTCAGCCTAGAGGCAGGAACCCTCGTCCTGAAGGACGTGAAGTTCGGCGATACGGCCGTCTATCAGTGCAAGGCCCAGAACAAACACGGCAGCATCCTGATCAACACCTACGTCTATGTCATCG AGCTTCCTCCCCAGATCCTAACTGTGGACGGCAAGACCTACGGTGTGATGGAGGGACAGAAGGCGGAGCTGGAATGCAAGTCATTTGGCTCTCCGCGGCCTGAGGTGTCCTG GGAAAGTGAGGACTCCGGCTCCGCCCTGCTCCTCTCGAGCCCCAGAGTTACTCTGGCGACCGGAGGCTCTCTGCAAATCAGCAACGTCTCCCATGGCGACGGCGGCCTGTACACCTGCTACCTCCCCGAGTCCAACGTTTCCATCAGCGCCGAGCTGAAAGTGCTCA ACCAAACGGTGATCGTGTCGGCGCCCCTGGATCTGCGCGTCCAGCGGGGGACGGCGGTCGTCTTCACCTGCATTGCCAAGGTGGACCCCGAGCTGGACCATCAGCTTCTGTGGAGGAGGAGCGGACAGAAACTCATACACTCAGCAAATGACAAGAA ATACACCTTTGAGGACCCTGATCTCACAGTGGCAGATGTGCAGGACGTGGATGAGGGCGTGTACACCTGTCAAATTATCACCCGCCTGGACATGGCAGAAGCCAGCGGCTCCATCACCATAGTTG ACCGGCCCGACCCACCCTCACAGCTTCAGATCTTCAACCCCATGGACCGCAGTGTGACCCTCAGCTGGACTCCAGGGGACGACCACAACAGCCCTGTGCTAG AGTTTGTGGTGGAGTTTGAGGAGACCGAGGTTGAGACCGACGGCTGGGAGGAGATAATGCGAGTCTCCGGTGACACCCACCGCACCCAGGTCTCACTGAAGCCCTTCCTTTCCTACCGATTTCGGGTCATCGCCATCAATGACGTTGGGAAGAGCGACCCCAGCGCTCCTTCTAATCCTCATTCAACTCCTGCAGCAG TGCCTGACCACAACCCCCTTGGGGTAAGGAGTGTGTCTGTGGACCCCGACACTCTTGTGATCACTTGGGAG GAGATTGACAGGCGCAACTTCAATGGCCCGAATTTCCAGTATAAGGTCCTGTGGAGGCAGGTAGTGGGCAGTGGGCCTTCCTGGCAGTACAATTTCACCACAGCACCACCCTATGAGGTACCGGACGTGGGGACCTTCACCGCCTTTGACATCAAAGTACAGGCGGTCAATGAGCTTGGCTCTGCGCCGGACCCTGAACCGACCATCGGCTACTCTGGGGAAGACG CTCCTAAGGATGCACCCATGGTTGTGGGAGCTAATGTGCTCAACAGCACTGCCATCGAAGTGACCTGGGCGGCCATTGACAAGACCACTGTCCGAGGACACCTGTTGGGGTACAAG ATCTACCTGCACTACCACGGGTTGGTGGTCAAACATCACAAAGAACACAGGAGAAAGGTAGGGAAGGGCAGGAGGCATGTGGAGGAGAGGATGGTGGTGCAGACGGGTCCCAACGAGGAGAAGAAGGTGGTGGGTGGTCTCAGGCCGTACTCACACTACGGTGTGAGCGTCACAGTTTACAACGCCAAAGGCGAGGGACCGCCCTCCGATCCCCTGCCCATACAGACTCCAGAAGGGG TGCCCAGTCCGCCAGTTTTCCTGGATCTAAAAAGCCACTCAGAGAGGGAGATGATGCTTCACTGGGGGCCACCGACCCACCCAAACGGGGTCCTCATCGGATACCAGCTTCGCTATCAACAGA CCACAGACTCTGAGAACAACCTAATGAGGGAGGAGAACATAGATGACCCAACAATCACTCACAGGACCTTGACCAATTTAGACCCTCACAGCCAGTACCGCTTTACACTGGCTGGCCGCACCGGGGTGGGCGTGGGCATGCCCATCATCAAAGAGGGCTTCACCATGCTGGATGGAG TTCCCGCTAAGAACATAAGCCTGTTGGCTGGAGAGACATCAGTCAACTTAACCTGGGTGTCACAGTACAGACACATGAACGTGGATTTCCACATCCAGTACCGCAACAAGAACG GCCATGGGAGCTGGAAGCAGACCGACAAGCTGAACTTGGCTCAGTCCTTCTACCAGCTCCACGACCTGGAGCCAGGGTCTGTCTACAAACTCGACTTCATCTTTAGTAACAAATCCTTCTGGAAGACTGAGGTCCGAACCCACGGGACAG GCATGGAAGCGGTTTCGGCCAACTTCGCCACGGAGGGCTGGTTCATCGCGCTGGTGAGCGCCGTTGTGCTGCTGTTGCTGATCCTGCTCATCCTCTGCTTCATCAAGAGGAGCAAAGGAGGCAAATACTCAG TCAAAGACAAAGAGGAGGGTCAGGTGGACTCGGAGGCGCGGCCGATGAAGGATGACACGTTCGGAGAGTACAG ATCCCTAGAAAG AAGTGACAACGACGAGAAACGCACCGCCAGCCAGCCGTCGCTGTGTGACGACAGCAAGCTGTGCAGCGAGGACACCCACCTGGGTGACTACGGCAACAGCCACAGCGCCAAGACCGAGGTCTTCATGGACGAGTCCTTGGCCAGCCAGTACAGTGCAGTTAAGGACGGGGCCGAGGTGCAGGAAAGATCCCCCCTGAACCCCGCCTCTGCCACCCCCACCAATCACGGCCTGCCCAGTTCGGTGGCCATATTAGATtaa
- the l1cama gene encoding neural cell adhesion molecule L1.2 isoform X3 has product MGTKPRQQVGSRGRSPPPLTPLFALLLVLPITPGQAAIHIPSNYHIKDFKEPPVITSQPEPITAFASDDITLTCEASGKPTPTFRWVKDGKELDPSNNPDLSVSPGSGTFKVISEDNPINHYSGNYTCYASNELGTSVSNQVHVRTESPPTQQKEKKVKIKAEEGESVILQCNPPESIDPPNIHWMDKRLRHIELSERVTQGRDGNLYFSHVVTADSRNDYTCNAQYLKARTILSKEAITLTVSPSNSVARSRRPQMMRPSGSHSSYHVLRGQSLALECIVQGLPTPTIQWARKDGELTASRTSTENHNRLLSFGEVSESDAGQYQCTANNPQGTVIHTYSVTVEAAPYWTREPESELYAPGETVELDCKADGIPRPQLTWSINGVPLSEIDKDSRLSLEAGTLVLKDVKFGDTAVYQCKAQNKHGSILINTYVYVIELPPQILTVDGKTYGVMEGQKAELECKSFGSPRPEVSWESEDSGSALLLSSPRVTLATGGSLQISNVSHGDGGLYTCYLPESNVSISAELKVLNQTVIVSAPLDLRVQRGTAVVFTCIAKVDPELDHQLLWRRSGQKLIHSANDKKYTFEDPDLTVADVQDVDEGVYTCQIITRLDMAEASGSITIVDRPDPPSQLQIFNPMDRSVTLSWTPGDDHNSPVLEFVVEFEETEVETDGWEEIMRVSGDTHRTQVSLKPFLSYRFRVIAINDVGKSDPSAPSNPHSTPAAVPDHNPLGVRSVSVDPDTLVITWEEIDRRNFNGPNFQYKVLWRQVVGSGPSWQYNFTTAPPYEVPDVGTFTAFDIKVQAVNELGSAPDPEPTIGYSGEDAPKDAPMVVGANVLNSTAIEVTWAAIDKTTVRGHLLGYKIYLHYHGLVVKHHKEHRRKVGKGRRHVEERMVVQTGPNEEKKVVGGLRPYSHYGVSVTVYNAKGEGPPSDPLPIQTPEGVPSPPVFLDLKSHSEREMMLHWGPPTHPNGVLIGYQLRYQQTTDSENNLMREENIDDPTITHRTLTNLDPHSQYRFTLAGRTGVGVGMPIIKEGFTMLDGVPAKNISLLAGETSVNLTWVSQYRHMNVDFHIQYRNKNGHGSWKQTDKLNLAQSFYQLHDLEPGSVYKLDFIFSNKSFWKTEVRTHGTGMEAVSANFATEGWFIALVSAVVLLLLILLILCFIKRSKGGKYSVKDKEEGQVDSEARPMKDDTFGEYRSDNDEKRTASQPSLCDDSKLCSEDTHLGDYGNSHSAKTEVFMDESLASQYSAVKDGAEVQERSPLNPASATPTNHGLPSSVAILD; this is encoded by the exons ATCACATAAAGGACT TTAAAGAACCACCAGTGATTACATCACAGCCTGAGCCAATCACAGCCTTTGCTTCCGATGACATCACGCTTACCTGCGAAGCGTCCGGGAAACCGACACCCAC TTTCCGATGGGTGAAAGATGGCAAAGAATTGGACCCTTCCAATAACCCCGATCTCTCAGTGTCTCCTGGTTCTGGGACCTTCAAGGTCATTTCCGAAGACAATCCCATCAACCACTACAGCGGCAACTACACCTGCTACGCATCTAACGAGCTCGGCACGTCCGTCTCCAACCAGGTCCACGTCCGAACTGAGA gTCCCCCCACCcagcagaaggagaagaaggtgaAGATCAAGGCTGAAGAAGGGGAGAGCGTCATCCTGCAGTGCAACCCCCCAGAGAGCATAGATCCCCCAAACATCCACTGGATGGACAAGA GACTGCGCCACATCGAGCTGAGCGAGCGCGTGACGCAGGGCCGCGACGGCAACCTGTACTTCTCCCACGTCGTCACAGCAGACAGCCGCAACGACTACACCTGCAACGCACAGTACCTGAAGGCCCGCACCATCCTGTCCAAAGAGGCCATCACCCTGACCGTCAGCCCCT cgAACTCAGTGGCTCGAAGCCGGAGGCCGCAGATGATGCGTCCCAGCGGCTCCCACAGCAGCTACCACGTCCTGAGGGGCCAGAGTCTGGCACTGGAGTGCATCGTCCAGGGCCT cCCAACCCCCACCATCCAGTGGGCGCGGAAGGACGGGGAACTCACAGCCTCGCGCACCTCCACGGAAAACCACAACCGGCTGCTGTCATTCGGCGAGGTGTCCGAGAGCGACGCCGGCCAGTACCAGTGCACCGCCAACAATCCCCAGGGCACGGTCATCCACACCTACTCCGTCACTGTAGAAG CGGCTCCATACTGGACCAGGGAACCGGAGAGTGAGCTGTACGCCCCAGGGGAGACGGTGGAGCTGGACTGCAAGGCTGACGGCATCCCCAGACCCCAGCTCACCTGGAGCATCAATGGCGTCCCCCTCTCAG AAATAGACAAAGACTCCAGGCTCAGCCTAGAGGCAGGAACCCTCGTCCTGAAGGACGTGAAGTTCGGCGATACGGCCGTCTATCAGTGCAAGGCCCAGAACAAACACGGCAGCATCCTGATCAACACCTACGTCTATGTCATCG AGCTTCCTCCCCAGATCCTAACTGTGGACGGCAAGACCTACGGTGTGATGGAGGGACAGAAGGCGGAGCTGGAATGCAAGTCATTTGGCTCTCCGCGGCCTGAGGTGTCCTG GGAAAGTGAGGACTCCGGCTCCGCCCTGCTCCTCTCGAGCCCCAGAGTTACTCTGGCGACCGGAGGCTCTCTGCAAATCAGCAACGTCTCCCATGGCGACGGCGGCCTGTACACCTGCTACCTCCCCGAGTCCAACGTTTCCATCAGCGCCGAGCTGAAAGTGCTCA ACCAAACGGTGATCGTGTCGGCGCCCCTGGATCTGCGCGTCCAGCGGGGGACGGCGGTCGTCTTCACCTGCATTGCCAAGGTGGACCCCGAGCTGGACCATCAGCTTCTGTGGAGGAGGAGCGGACAGAAACTCATACACTCAGCAAATGACAAGAA ATACACCTTTGAGGACCCTGATCTCACAGTGGCAGATGTGCAGGACGTGGATGAGGGCGTGTACACCTGTCAAATTATCACCCGCCTGGACATGGCAGAAGCCAGCGGCTCCATCACCATAGTTG ACCGGCCCGACCCACCCTCACAGCTTCAGATCTTCAACCCCATGGACCGCAGTGTGACCCTCAGCTGGACTCCAGGGGACGACCACAACAGCCCTGTGCTAG AGTTTGTGGTGGAGTTTGAGGAGACCGAGGTTGAGACCGACGGCTGGGAGGAGATAATGCGAGTCTCCGGTGACACCCACCGCACCCAGGTCTCACTGAAGCCCTTCCTTTCCTACCGATTTCGGGTCATCGCCATCAATGACGTTGGGAAGAGCGACCCCAGCGCTCCTTCTAATCCTCATTCAACTCCTGCAGCAG TGCCTGACCACAACCCCCTTGGGGTAAGGAGTGTGTCTGTGGACCCCGACACTCTTGTGATCACTTGGGAG GAGATTGACAGGCGCAACTTCAATGGCCCGAATTTCCAGTATAAGGTCCTGTGGAGGCAGGTAGTGGGCAGTGGGCCTTCCTGGCAGTACAATTTCACCACAGCACCACCCTATGAGGTACCGGACGTGGGGACCTTCACCGCCTTTGACATCAAAGTACAGGCGGTCAATGAGCTTGGCTCTGCGCCGGACCCTGAACCGACCATCGGCTACTCTGGGGAAGACG CTCCTAAGGATGCACCCATGGTTGTGGGAGCTAATGTGCTCAACAGCACTGCCATCGAAGTGACCTGGGCGGCCATTGACAAGACCACTGTCCGAGGACACCTGTTGGGGTACAAG ATCTACCTGCACTACCACGGGTTGGTGGTCAAACATCACAAAGAACACAGGAGAAAGGTAGGGAAGGGCAGGAGGCATGTGGAGGAGAGGATGGTGGTGCAGACGGGTCCCAACGAGGAGAAGAAGGTGGTGGGTGGTCTCAGGCCGTACTCACACTACGGTGTGAGCGTCACAGTTTACAACGCCAAAGGCGAGGGACCGCCCTCCGATCCCCTGCCCATACAGACTCCAGAAGGGG TGCCCAGTCCGCCAGTTTTCCTGGATCTAAAAAGCCACTCAGAGAGGGAGATGATGCTTCACTGGGGGCCACCGACCCACCCAAACGGGGTCCTCATCGGATACCAGCTTCGCTATCAACAGA CCACAGACTCTGAGAACAACCTAATGAGGGAGGAGAACATAGATGACCCAACAATCACTCACAGGACCTTGACCAATTTAGACCCTCACAGCCAGTACCGCTTTACACTGGCTGGCCGCACCGGGGTGGGCGTGGGCATGCCCATCATCAAAGAGGGCTTCACCATGCTGGATGGAG TTCCCGCTAAGAACATAAGCCTGTTGGCTGGAGAGACATCAGTCAACTTAACCTGGGTGTCACAGTACAGACACATGAACGTGGATTTCCACATCCAGTACCGCAACAAGAACG GCCATGGGAGCTGGAAGCAGACCGACAAGCTGAACTTGGCTCAGTCCTTCTACCAGCTCCACGACCTGGAGCCAGGGTCTGTCTACAAACTCGACTTCATCTTTAGTAACAAATCCTTCTGGAAGACTGAGGTCCGAACCCACGGGACAG GCATGGAAGCGGTTTCGGCCAACTTCGCCACGGAGGGCTGGTTCATCGCGCTGGTGAGCGCCGTTGTGCTGCTGTTGCTGATCCTGCTCATCCTCTGCTTCATCAAGAGGAGCAAAGGAGGCAAATACTCAG TCAAAGACAAAGAGGAGGGTCAGGTGGACTCGGAGGCGCGGCCGATGAAGGATGACACGTTCGGAGAGTACAG AAGTGACAACGACGAGAAACGCACCGCCAGCCAGCCGTCGCTGTGTGACGACAGCAAGCTGTGCAGCGAGGACACCCACCTGGGTGACTACGGCAACAGCCACAGCGCCAAGACCGAGGTCTTCATGGACGAGTCCTTGGCCAGCCAGTACAGTGCAGTTAAGGACGGGGCCGAGGTGCAGGAAAGATCCCCCCTGAACCCCGCCTCTGCCACCCCCACCAATCACGGCCTGCCCAGTTCGGTGGCCATATTAGATtaa